In the genome of Terriglobia bacterium, one region contains:
- a CDS encoding 30S ribosomal protein S1 gives MSNDSHQQGDETERSFADILNEFETTSGGAAKSKDKDKGRPRGKGRGRGPAPSALRGTVVGISSDVVLVDFGGKSEGMIPAADFRDSDGNLSVKQGDAFDVAITGFNSDGMARLSRVAGPRPKDWDSLQRAFEGKEVVAGRVTGQVKGGFIVDLGTRAFMPGSRSGVRDAADMEKLIGQEIRVRIIKLDVDDEDVVVDRRSVVEEEAHQLRQNTIDGLQEGSVVRGTVRSLAEYGAFVDIGGVDGLLHVGDISWARVSDPSTELAVGDVLDLKVLKADKRTGKISLGLKQTLPDPWEVAASKLTPGDRVTGEVTRLADFGAFVEVVPGVEGLIHVSEMSWTKRVTRPGDVLKLGERVEAVVLKVEPSGRRLSLGLKQVLGNPWDTIKDRYPNGKIVEGKVTRLAKFGAFVEVEEGIEGLIHISEFTNERRISNPNEIVKPGQAVRAVVLSVDSEAKRLKLGMKQLEATPADQIVKEFAVGDRVTGRILHVAGNKVTVQVGEGVEGVCMLENAPQAPAASVSGSLAEQLAAAWKGGVKPSVSGTSGEPYREGELRSFTIKSIDAASRKVELSST, from the coding sequence ATGTCGAATGATTCTCATCAACAGGGCGACGAGACAGAGCGCTCGTTCGCCGATATTTTGAACGAATTTGAAACTACGAGCGGCGGAGCCGCGAAAAGCAAAGATAAAGATAAAGGCAGACCAAGAGGAAAGGGGAGAGGCCGCGGGCCTGCTCCATCGGCACTCCGGGGGACAGTTGTCGGAATATCCTCCGATGTTGTCCTGGTCGATTTCGGCGGAAAGTCGGAAGGCATGATCCCTGCCGCCGATTTTCGGGATAGCGACGGAAATCTCAGCGTCAAACAAGGAGACGCCTTCGATGTCGCGATCACCGGCTTCAATAGCGACGGCATGGCCAGGCTTTCGCGTGTGGCCGGGCCCCGTCCGAAGGATTGGGATTCGCTGCAGCGCGCATTTGAGGGCAAGGAAGTCGTGGCTGGGCGTGTTACGGGCCAGGTGAAAGGCGGCTTCATTGTCGACCTTGGAACGCGAGCGTTCATGCCCGGGTCGCGCAGCGGAGTTCGTGACGCCGCGGATATGGAGAAACTGATCGGCCAGGAGATCCGCGTCCGGATCATCAAGCTGGACGTCGACGATGAAGATGTCGTTGTGGACAGGCGCAGCGTGGTGGAAGAAGAAGCCCATCAGTTACGCCAGAACACAATCGACGGTTTGCAGGAAGGCTCCGTCGTGCGCGGTACTGTGAGGTCCCTCGCGGAGTACGGCGCTTTCGTCGATATCGGCGGTGTCGACGGGTTGCTGCACGTCGGCGATATTTCGTGGGCGCGCGTCAGCGACCCCTCCACCGAACTCGCCGTCGGTGATGTCCTGGACCTGAAGGTACTCAAAGCCGACAAACGGACCGGGAAGATTTCTCTCGGCTTGAAGCAGACGTTGCCGGATCCCTGGGAAGTTGCAGCGTCGAAGCTGACTCCCGGCGACCGCGTGACGGGCGAAGTCACAAGGCTCGCCGACTTCGGAGCATTTGTCGAAGTGGTCCCTGGAGTCGAAGGATTGATCCATGTTTCAGAAATGTCCTGGACAAAGCGGGTCACCCGGCCGGGCGATGTTTTGAAACTCGGAGAGCGCGTCGAAGCCGTCGTCCTGAAGGTCGAGCCGTCCGGGCGCCGTCTCAGCCTCGGGCTGAAGCAGGTTCTGGGAAATCCCTGGGACACGATAAAGGACCGCTATCCGAACGGAAAAATCGTCGAAGGGAAAGTCACGAGACTTGCGAAGTTCGGAGCTTTCGTCGAAGTGGAAGAGGGCATTGAAGGCCTCATTCACATTTCCGAATTTACCAACGAACGGCGGATCTCGAATCCCAACGAGATCGTCAAGCCCGGCCAGGCCGTGCGCGCTGTCGTTCTTTCCGTCGATTCGGAAGCGAAGCGGCTCAAGCTCGGCATGAAACAGCTTGAGGCGACGCCCGCCGACCAGATCGTCAAAGAATTCGCGGTCGGCGACCGTGTCACCGGACGCATATTGCACGTTGCGGGAAATAAGGTAACGGTGCAGGTCGGTGAAGGCGTCGAAGGTGTCTGCATGCTGGAAAATGCTCCACAGGCGCCGGCCGCAAGCGTCTCGGGTTCGCTCGCAGAACAGCTCGCTGCGGCCTGGAAAGGCGGTGTGAAACCGTCGGTCTCCGGAACTTCGGGCGAACCTTATCGTGAAGGTGAACTGCGGTCGTTCACGATCAAGTCGATCGACGCGGCTTCGAGAAAGGTCGAACTTTCCAGCACGTAG
- a CDS encoding trypsin-like peptidase domain-containing protein — protein sequence MSKTRLLYLTLIIATLTIGVVIGTIVSGGVKAGEQKAQTLVIPDPVSLSNAFSQIAANLDPAVVNISTEAAPENPVRNRGGNRGQNQDPRQVDPFDFFNFFGNPDAPNPNEKVRSLGTGFIVDKAGFIITNHHVVDKAIKITVRLEDKSEFSAKLIGSDDDTDLAVIKIEAGRDLPVAKFGNSESVKVGDWVLAIGSPFSLDHTVTHGIISAKGRDQLPGSETKGFQPFLQTDAAINPGNSGGPLVNMAGEVIGINTAIISETRQSAGLGFALPSNVAVKVYNQLVQGGKVTRGGIGIQYQPNQDPKLCHAYGLAAECGVFVQNAPAGGPAAKAGIREGDVITEIDGIKTPNGTALLNIVADSPVGKTIRVKVNRDGKEMTFPVMIVDRQEILTTDRASNGGGGGPDNGGDQGETSQAKLGIRVQAITPDMVRQLHLSSPDGVYVSAVDQDSVADDAGIQRGTIITRVIAGTQHLDIHNLDDFTRAERQMKSGMDVAFMVMQRDQQSGAYRSGFVAVTVP from the coding sequence ATGAGTAAAACGCGATTGCTTTATCTCACCTTGATCATCGCAACCCTCACGATCGGTGTGGTCATTGGCACGATCGTCTCGGGTGGGGTCAAAGCGGGCGAGCAGAAGGCGCAGACGCTCGTCATCCCCGATCCGGTTTCGCTCTCCAATGCGTTTTCGCAGATCGCCGCGAATCTGGATCCCGCAGTCGTCAATATCAGCACCGAGGCCGCTCCTGAGAATCCGGTCCGCAATCGAGGCGGAAACCGCGGCCAGAACCAGGATCCGCGGCAGGTCGATCCATTCGATTTCTTCAACTTCTTCGGAAATCCGGATGCGCCGAATCCGAATGAGAAAGTTCGCAGCCTGGGCACCGGTTTTATTGTCGATAAAGCCGGCTTTATTATTACGAATCATCACGTCGTCGACAAAGCCATCAAGATTACGGTTCGCCTGGAAGACAAATCGGAATTCAGCGCAAAACTCATCGGCAGCGATGACGACACCGACCTTGCGGTTATCAAGATCGAAGCGGGGCGTGATCTGCCCGTCGCGAAGTTCGGGAATTCCGAGTCCGTTAAAGTCGGCGACTGGGTGCTCGCGATCGGGAGTCCGTTCTCCCTGGATCACACTGTCACTCATGGCATCATCAGCGCGAAAGGCCGCGATCAACTGCCGGGCAGCGAAACCAAAGGCTTCCAGCCGTTCCTTCAAACCGATGCGGCGATCAACCCCGGTAACAGCGGCGGTCCGCTGGTGAATATGGCGGGCGAGGTGATCGGCATCAATACTGCCATCATTTCCGAAACACGCCAGTCCGCAGGACTGGGTTTTGCATTGCCGTCGAACGTCGCGGTGAAGGTGTACAACCAGCTGGTTCAAGGCGGTAAGGTCACCCGCGGTGGTATCGGTATCCAATACCAGCCGAATCAGGATCCAAAGCTCTGCCATGCTTATGGCTTGGCCGCGGAGTGCGGCGTGTTTGTCCAGAATGCGCCGGCCGGTGGTCCGGCTGCCAAAGCCGGGATACGCGAGGGCGATGTCATCACCGAAATTGATGGTATAAAGACGCCGAATGGTACGGCGCTGTTGAATATCGTGGCGGACAGCCCGGTCGGTAAAACCATCCGGGTCAAAGTCAATCGAGACGGTAAGGAAATGACGTTCCCGGTGATGATCGTCGACCGTCAGGAGATCCTCACGACCGATCGCGCCAGCAACGGCGGCGGTGGCGGCCCCGATAACGGCGGCGACCAGGGCGAGACTTCACAAGCCAAGCTCGGCATCCGCGTTCAGGCCATCACCCCCGACATGGTTCGCCAGTTGCACCTGAGCTCTCCGGACGGCGTTTACGTTTCGGCCGTCGATCAGGACAGCGTGGCAGACGATGCCGGTATCCAGCGGGGCACCATCATCACCCGCGTGATTGCCGGAACTCAGCACCTCGATATCCACAATCTGGACGACTTTACGCGCGCGGAACGCCAGATGAAGTCCGGCATGGATGTCGCGTTTATGGTCATGCAGCGCGACCAGCAGAGCGGTGCCTATCGTTCCGGCTTCGTGGCGGTGACGGTACCGTAG
- a CDS encoding sigma 54-interacting transcriptional regulator: protein MRYATQTSAQLILDVAKAAAGHLELAEVLEALIVALKPTSRFDAIAVSVIEGDYARLHSLHIEHVGRKPGESVESVVARAADSLHLPPNPIRQRLSEHHISAVASTMEPYVCTDLRLEKRFPRDERMLQYGVRSYVSLPLLKHGAVLGAVDFVSFEQRSFDRGEVQLLQDVSEIVSIAVSNALAFEEIKALKEQLQAENRLLQDEIVQQSIFEEIVGSSQSLRKVLTAIDRVAPTDSTVLITGETGTGKELIAHAIHRRSLRAGRALVKVNCAALPAELIASELFGHEKGAFTGALQQRIGRFETAHGGTIFLDEIGELTPDMQIALLRVLQEKEFERVGGNRTIHTDVRVITATNRDLQREVNQGGFRADLYYRLNVFPIHSPSLKERADDIPILVDYFVSRFATRMGKRIRQVERRTLDAMQRYAWPGNIRELQNVIERGVILADGEIFRLEPGTLPEGAPGNPVSTTPAVETADMSDQQAQIETVLRETRGRISGPDGAAARLGIPASTLESRIKALKINKHQFRGRP from the coding sequence GTGCGATACGCAACTCAGACCAGCGCGCAACTCATCCTCGACGTCGCCAAAGCTGCCGCCGGCCATCTGGAACTGGCCGAGGTGCTCGAAGCGTTAATTGTAGCGCTCAAGCCCACCAGCCGCTTCGATGCCATTGCCGTGTCGGTGATCGAAGGAGACTACGCGAGATTGCACTCGCTGCACATCGAGCACGTCGGCCGGAAGCCGGGAGAATCCGTCGAAAGCGTGGTGGCTCGCGCGGCGGACTCTTTACATCTGCCTCCAAACCCCATCCGGCAGCGGCTGAGCGAACATCACATCAGCGCGGTGGCCTCGACCATGGAGCCGTACGTGTGCACGGATCTCCGGCTGGAAAAGCGATTTCCCCGCGATGAAAGAATGTTGCAGTACGGGGTGCGCAGCTATGTCTCCCTGCCGCTCCTCAAACATGGCGCTGTTCTCGGGGCCGTCGATTTCGTTTCCTTCGAGCAACGAAGCTTCGACCGCGGTGAGGTCCAGCTGCTTCAGGACGTCTCGGAAATCGTATCGATCGCCGTATCAAATGCGCTGGCGTTCGAAGAGATCAAGGCGCTGAAAGAACAGCTTCAGGCTGAGAACCGGCTGCTGCAGGATGAAATCGTTCAGCAATCGATCTTCGAGGAAATCGTCGGCTCATCGCAGTCGTTAAGGAAGGTCTTGACGGCGATCGATCGCGTCGCGCCGACGGATTCCACCGTCCTGATCACGGGAGAAACCGGAACCGGAAAAGAGCTCATTGCCCATGCGATTCATCGCCGGTCGTTGCGGGCCGGACGCGCGCTCGTCAAGGTCAATTGCGCGGCGCTTCCCGCGGAACTGATCGCAAGCGAGTTGTTCGGACACGAAAAAGGCGCCTTTACCGGCGCGCTCCAGCAGCGTATAGGGCGGTTCGAGACCGCGCACGGAGGAACGATCTTTCTTGATGAGATCGGCGAACTCACTCCGGACATGCAGATCGCCCTGCTGCGCGTCCTCCAGGAGAAGGAATTTGAGCGGGTCGGCGGCAACCGGACGATTCACACCGATGTACGCGTGATCACGGCGACGAATCGCGATCTGCAGCGCGAAGTCAACCAGGGCGGGTTCCGTGCCGACCTCTACTATCGCTTGAATGTCTTTCCTATACACTCTCCGTCATTGAAGGAACGGGCCGACGACATTCCAATTCTGGTGGACTACTTCGTCTCGCGTTTCGCAACGCGGATGGGCAAGCGCATCCGGCAGGTCGAGCGCCGGACACTGGATGCGATGCAGCGTTATGCCTGGCCAGGCAATATCCGCGAGCTGCAGAATGTCATCGAACGCGGCGTTATTCTGGCGGACGGCGAAATTTTCAGGCTGGAACCTGGCACGCTCCCGGAAGGGGCTCCGGGCAATCCGGTTTCGACCACGCCGGCGGTCGAAACAGCAGACATGAGCGATCAACAGGCTCAAATAGAGACGGTCCTCAGGGAAACGCGCGGAAGGATCTCGGGTCCAGATGGGGCCGCGGCCCGGCTGGGCATTCCGGCCTCGACGCTGGAATCGAGAATCAAGGCGCTGAAGATCAATAAACATCAGTTCCGGGGCAGGCCATGA
- a CDS encoding CopG family transcriptional regulator, with translation MEKTITIRLDRDQDEALTRRARTLGKTRSAVVRELLAQALSDAPVSDRAGHLKGAVKLIKPEDAWGKHLRKQNWR, from the coding sequence ATGGAGAAGACGATTACGATCCGCTTGGACAGGGATCAGGATGAAGCACTGACCCGCCGTGCGCGGACTCTCGGCAAGACGCGCTCCGCGGTAGTCCGTGAACTCCTGGCACAAGCTCTGTCCGATGCGCCAGTCTCGGACAGAGCTGGTCATCTCAAAGGCGCCGTTAAGTTGATCAAGCCGGAGGATGCGTGGGGTAAGCACTTGAGAAAGCAGAATTGGCGCTGA
- a CDS encoding aminotransferase class I/II-fold pyridoxal phosphate-dependent enzyme, with product MFKKPISSKAALFTESVIREMTRLAMEHDAINLSQGYPDFAAPEILKRAAADAIFADVNQYAITWGAKSFRDALVEKTKRFLGIDIDPEREITVSCGSTEAMIDVLLAVINPGDEVIVFEPFYENYGPDAIISGATPRYVQLRRPDWSFDEKELAAAFNNKTKAIIINTPNNPTGKVFSREELKVIADLCQKWDVLAITDEIYEHIIYDGAKHISPITLDGMRERTIVINGMSKTFSVTGWRVGYIISPPGISGAIRKMHDFMTVGAPAPLQEAGAVALRLPDSYFSELAAHYVKRRDRVMKMLEQAGLNPMLPKGAYYIMCDIGSWGYPNDVEFSRFLVRDVGVATVPGSSFFSDPRAGKDIIRFTFCKKEETLRAAEERLARLEKGAGVHSRPRG from the coding sequence ATGTTTAAAAAACCGATTTCATCGAAAGCCGCTCTATTTACCGAGTCCGTGATTCGCGAGATGACCCGCCTCGCCATGGAACACGACGCCATCAACCTGTCGCAGGGGTACCCGGATTTCGCCGCGCCTGAAATCCTGAAGCGCGCCGCAGCCGACGCCATTTTCGCGGACGTCAACCAGTACGCCATCACCTGGGGCGCAAAGTCGTTCCGCGATGCGCTGGTCGAAAAAACCAAACGTTTCCTGGGCATCGACATCGATCCGGAGCGGGAGATCACCGTTTCGTGCGGATCGACCGAGGCGATGATCGATGTCCTTCTTGCCGTCATCAATCCCGGAGACGAGGTCATCGTTTTCGAGCCGTTCTACGAAAATTACGGCCCGGACGCGATCATTTCCGGGGCCACGCCGCGCTATGTTCAACTGCGAAGGCCGGACTGGTCTTTCGACGAAAAGGAGCTGGCGGCCGCCTTCAACAACAAGACGAAGGCCATCATTATTAATACGCCGAATAATCCGACCGGAAAGGTGTTCAGCCGCGAAGAGCTGAAGGTCATCGCGGACCTCTGCCAGAAGTGGGATGTGCTCGCCATTACCGACGAAATCTACGAACACATCATCTATGATGGCGCGAAGCATATCTCTCCGATCACGCTCGACGGCATGCGCGAGCGGACGATTGTCATCAACGGCATGTCGAAGACGTTCAGTGTCACGGGATGGCGTGTGGGATACATCATCTCTCCGCCGGGCATCAGCGGAGCCATCCGCAAGATGCACGATTTTATGACCGTCGGTGCGCCGGCTCCGCTTCAGGAAGCGGGCGCGGTCGCGCTGCGGCTGCCGGACTCGTATTTCAGCGAACTTGCCGCGCATTATGTGAAGCGGCGGGATCGCGTGATGAAGATGCTGGAGCAGGCCGGACTGAATCCCATGCTGCCCAAGGGGGCGTACTACATCATGTGCGACATCGGCAGCTGGGGATACCCGAACGACGTTGAATTTTCGAGATTTCTGGTAAGGGACGTCGGCGTGGCGACGGTTCCGGGCAGCAGTTTCTTCAGCGATCCGAGGGCAGGCAAGGACATTATCCGGTTTACTTTCTGTAAGAAAGAGGAAACCCTTCGTGCTGCCGAGGAAAGGCTTGCCAGGCTCGAAAAGGGCGCGGGAGTGCACAGCCGTCCCCGCGGCTGA
- a CDS encoding DinB family protein — protein MSTQSDGRDLTNREFYLRRWEQEFPGSLRVIRALPHDRLTYRPHPASRSAGELVAFLVSLEQGCIDLCTTKQSSYSTSMRWHTHDRAATLEEMITAYELHHRSLAVKLNAIDDSIWNHAAWMIQGEQEILLKDTVGGLLWLALFDAVHHRGQLSTYIRPMGGKVPSIYGPSADSPAM, from the coding sequence ATGAGCACTCAATCGGACGGAAGAGACCTGACAAATCGCGAATTCTACCTCCGGCGATGGGAGCAGGAGTTCCCGGGCTCTCTGCGCGTGATCCGCGCGCTGCCTCATGACCGGCTTACGTACCGGCCGCATCCCGCTTCACGATCCGCTGGAGAACTGGTGGCTTTCCTGGTATCGCTCGAACAGGGATGCATCGATCTTTGCACGACGAAGCAAAGCTCTTACAGCACGAGTATGCGCTGGCATACGCACGATCGGGCCGCCACGCTGGAAGAGATGATTACGGCCTACGAACTTCATCACAGAAGCCTTGCGGTGAAGTTGAATGCCATCGACGACAGTATCTGGAATCATGCGGCGTGGATGATTCAAGGCGAGCAGGAAATCCTCCTCAAGGACACGGTGGGTGGACTGTTGTGGCTCGCCCTGTTCGATGCCGTCCATCACCGCGGACAACTCAGCACATACATCCGTCCGATGGGTGGAAAGGTGCCCAGCATTTACGGACCGTCGGCCGATTCGCCGGCGATGTAG
- a CDS encoding thioredoxin family protein gives MVLSVVVLGGAILWIPYYRHHKTSPLQAVSSARVDARLNHKVLMVEFESDWCSDCRNLSRSLQEPGIRDYLARHVDLVTVDVGQFNRNLDVARLLGVDVNQGIPSAFFLRENAPVSRQVGNAQILSYLHQLEY, from the coding sequence ATGGTTCTATCGGTGGTTGTCCTGGGCGGCGCAATTCTATGGATTCCCTATTATAGGCACCATAAAACATCGCCGCTACAGGCAGTTTCTTCTGCACGAGTGGACGCGCGGCTGAACCACAAAGTCTTAATGGTGGAATTCGAGTCCGACTGGTGCAGCGACTGCCGCAACCTCTCCAGAAGCCTGCAGGAACCCGGCATCCGGGATTACCTGGCGAGGCATGTGGACCTGGTAACGGTCGACGTCGGCCAGTTTAACCGGAATCTCGACGTTGCCCGGTTACTCGGCGTCGATGTCAATCAGGGCATACCCTCCGCATTTTTCTTACGAGAGAATGCTCCCGTATCGCGGCAGGTCGGGAATGCCCAGATCCTCTCCTACCTTCATCAGTTGGAATACTGA
- a CDS encoding fibronectin type III domain-containing protein: MSKKMKTPSIKPLEGYSGMSDTGIVVRGTAIQTGMTGNSKFPNPPVDLAVLKTDIDSLSALMAEALDGSKRVIAQKNKQREAVIKKLRLLGRYVEITSDGDMTAFATSGFLAASTAKTPPAPLPLPVITSVYHGAVSGKIVVQVQKVTRAKSYEIRYGSVVNGAPPSSWTSTAMPGVKPPAGIDGLTPGTLYAFQVRALGKLGWTDWTDSATCMCV, from the coding sequence ATGTCCAAGAAAATGAAAACACCAAGTATCAAACCACTCGAAGGTTACAGTGGCATGTCCGACACCGGCATCGTCGTGCGTGGGACGGCCATTCAGACCGGAATGACCGGCAATTCGAAATTCCCGAATCCGCCGGTCGATCTGGCAGTCCTCAAAACGGATATCGACAGTCTCTCGGCGCTGATGGCCGAGGCGCTCGATGGAAGTAAAAGGGTGATTGCCCAGAAGAACAAGCAACGGGAAGCCGTTATCAAGAAGCTGCGGTTGCTGGGACGTTATGTTGAAATCACATCGGATGGCGACATGACGGCTTTCGCGACCAGCGGGTTCCTGGCGGCTTCGACAGCCAAAACTCCACCGGCGCCGTTGCCTCTGCCGGTCATCACGAGCGTCTACCACGGCGCTGTCAGCGGGAAAATCGTCGTTCAGGTCCAGAAAGTCACAAGGGCTAAGAGCTACGAAATCCGTTACGGCTCGGTGGTTAACGGCGCCCCGCCGAGTTCATGGACGAGCACGGCGATGCCGGGGGTCAAGCCGCCCGCCGGTATCGATGGTCTGACACCGGGCACGCTCTACGCGTTTCAAGTTCGCGCGTTAGGCAAACTCGGCTGGACGGACTGGACAGACTCGGCGACCTGCATGTGCGTGTAG
- the glgC gene encoding glucose-1-phosphate adenylyltransferase yields the protein MLERTISIILAGGIGSRLNPLTAERAKPAVPFGGRYRIIDFTLSNCLHSGLRRILVLTQYKSHSLQKHLRDGWSVYNPELEEYITPVPPQMRTGESWYSGTADAIYQNLYLLERSGADYALILSGDHIYRMDYAAMLQYHYRTGAELTVACLTVNVEEARSFGVMTVDEKDRIVSFHEKPESPRTIPGDSEHALASMGVYVFSMDFLSQLLLEDHSRESSSHDFGKDILPSIAGTHRVAAYRFGGSSGRVTADRYWRDVGTIDAYYEANMDLLKPTPGIDLYQGDWPIRTYEGQHPPARSVHGISGREAEIVNCMLASGTLIVGGSLRHSILFQNVRVEERAVVEHSLLFPGVAVGEGAHLRRCIVDKHVTIPAGEKIGFDRKQDAERFTVSDDGVVVIPKAYRFAEGKART from the coding sequence ATGCTTGAAAGAACGATCAGTATCATCCTGGCGGGGGGAATCGGCTCGCGGCTGAATCCGCTCACGGCTGAACGGGCCAAGCCGGCCGTGCCCTTCGGCGGACGATATCGCATCATCGATTTCACCCTGAGTAACTGCCTCCATTCCGGCTTGCGCCGCATCCTAGTTCTGACTCAGTACAAATCGCATTCACTGCAGAAACACCTGCGGGACGGCTGGTCGGTATATAACCCCGAACTCGAGGAGTACATCACACCTGTACCTCCGCAGATGCGGACGGGGGAATCCTGGTACAGCGGCACGGCGGACGCGATTTACCAGAATCTGTATCTGCTGGAACGCAGCGGGGCGGATTACGCGCTGATTCTCTCGGGAGACCATATCTACCGGATGGATTACGCCGCTATGCTGCAGTACCACTACCGTACCGGCGCCGAATTGACGGTTGCGTGTCTGACGGTCAATGTCGAAGAGGCACGTTCGTTCGGCGTCATGACGGTCGACGAAAAAGATCGTATCGTTTCCTTTCATGAAAAGCCGGAAAGCCCGCGGACGATCCCCGGCGATTCCGAACACGCGCTGGCGTCGATGGGCGTCTACGTTTTCTCGATGGACTTCCTCTCGCAGCTGCTTCTGGAAGATCACAGCCGCGAGTCGTCATCGCATGATTTCGGCAAGGACATTCTGCCCTCGATCGCAGGCACCCATCGTGTGGCTGCCTACCGCTTCGGAGGAAGCAGCGGCCGCGTTACAGCCGACCGCTATTGGCGTGACGTCGGAACCATCGATGCATATTACGAAGCCAATATGGACCTGCTCAAGCCCACGCCCGGCATCGACCTGTATCAGGGGGATTGGCCGATCCGCACGTATGAAGGACAACATCCGCCGGCTCGCAGCGTCCACGGCATTTCGGGACGCGAGGCGGAGATCGTCAATTGTATGCTGGCATCAGGCACGTTGATTGTCGGCGGATCCTTGAGGCACTCGATTCTATTCCAGAATGTCCGCGTCGAAGAGCGGGCCGTGGTGGAGCATTCCCTGCTCTTTCCAGGGGTCGCGGTCGGCGAAGGGGCGCATCTTCGGCGCTGCATCGTCGACAAGCACGTCACCATTCCCGCCGGCGAAAAGATCGGCTTTGATCGGAAGCAGGATGCCGAACGCTTTACGGTCTCCGACGATGGGGTCGTCGTGATTCCCAAGGCCTACCGCTTTGCCGAAGGAAAAGCACGTACGTAG
- a CDS encoding DNA-3-methyladenine glycosylase I yields the protein MKTGNGKIRCKWAEGHELLAAYHDNEWGVPVHDDRQLFEMLNLEGAQAGLNWLTILKKRDGYRKAFRNFDAKKLARFTAAQQTALLLDEGIVRNRLKIHAVIENAKVFLDVQREFGTFDDYIWGLIGGKPVPKKDAAAASEQMSKSLKKRGFRFVGATICYAFMQAVGMLDDHSKDCFRSRHILR from the coding sequence ATGAAGACTGGCAACGGCAAGATAAGATGCAAGTGGGCGGAAGGTCACGAGCTCCTTGCCGCGTACCACGACAACGAGTGGGGTGTTCCGGTCCATGATGACCGGCAGCTTTTTGAAATGCTGAATCTGGAAGGCGCTCAGGCCGGATTGAACTGGCTGACGATACTGAAAAAGCGTGACGGTTACCGCAAAGCGTTCCGTAACTTCGACGCGAAGAAACTTGCCCGCTTCACCGCGGCCCAACAGACTGCGCTGCTCCTTGATGAAGGGATCGTTCGTAATCGCCTCAAAATCCACGCAGTAATCGAAAATGCGAAAGTTTTTCTGGATGTGCAACGCGAGTTCGGAACCTTCGATGATTACATCTGGGGCCTCATCGGCGGGAAGCCCGTGCCGAAAAAGGACGCTGCCGCGGCGAGCGAACAGATGAGCAAAAGCCTGAAGAAGCGCGGCTTTCGATTTGTGGGAGCTACCATCTGTTATGCGTTCATGCAGGCCGTCGGCATGCTTGACGATCATTCGAAGGACTGCTTCCGCAGCAGACACATACTGAGATAG
- a CDS encoding OsmC family protein: MDQTAQVIVSSESGLTQKIVSGAHRWHADEPAPFGTDTGPSPYELLLSSLGACTSMTLRLYAQRKGIDLQRITVRLQHSRIHAEDCVDCETKTGFLDRIDREIELSGNLDEAQKRRLLEIAEHCPVHRTLKAEIDIRTSIKPDL; this comes from the coding sequence ATGGATCAAACGGCGCAGGTGATCGTTTCGAGCGAGAGTGGGCTGACTCAGAAGATTGTCTCGGGCGCTCATCGATGGCACGCTGACGAACCGGCGCCGTTCGGAACGGATACCGGTCCATCGCCGTATGAATTGTTGCTGTCCAGCCTGGGGGCCTGCACTTCCATGACTCTGCGGCTCTACGCGCAGCGGAAAGGCATCGATCTGCAGCGCATCACGGTCCGGCTGCAACACTCCCGCATCCATGCCGAGGATTGCGTTGATTGCGAAACAAAGACAGGCTTCCTCGACCGTATCGATCGTGAGATCGAGCTGAGCGGCAATCTTGATGAAGCTCAAAAACGGCGGCTCCTGGAAATTGCCGAACACTGCCCGGTCCACAGGACATTGAAGGCGGAAATCGACATTCGAACCTCGATAAAGCCGGATCTGTGA
- a CDS encoding HNH endonuclease, whose amino-acid sequence MLGARTRAQVRERAQNTCEYCHLHQDDSPLAPLHIEHIVPKSHGGSDDLDNLALACIDCNLHTYRRSIVQALTATSPSLRSLWRNA is encoded by the coding sequence ATGCTCGGGGCGAGGACTAGAGCCCAAGTCCGCGAACGCGCCCAAAACACTTGCGAGTATTGCCACCTGCATCAAGACGATTCACCGTTAGCACCACTTCATATCGAACACATCGTTCCGAAAAGTCATGGCGGAAGTGATGATCTCGATAATCTTGCGCTTGCCTGTATCGATTGCAATCTACATACCTATCGGCGCTCGATCGTGCAAGCATTGACGGCGACATCACCCAGTTTGCGGAGTTTGTGGCGGAACGCGTGA